A window of the Pogona vitticeps strain Pit_001003342236 chromosome 4, PviZW2.1, whole genome shotgun sequence genome harbors these coding sequences:
- the LOC140707008 gene encoding proto-oncogene Mas: MESPLCLPRSVVTCCIFLLCSGKPTLQLSFLNKTHTDMDITRALEAEASQGTSVEAADKEEPLRIMKVPWLIEQEPETVDSGEALENLEVLNGGDHFLLVTVQDIQKNFTEREHNFIDTDAYRFTEVWKKLADIIKTEPRIVPVYITSVNSSNRSLAYPNTNGSIGIGHPANITNDFDTLSQNIINSFIFIVCLGGLVGNGVVIWFLGFHIKRNPFTTYILNLSIADFAVLICLLSTATFTIGIGHYRTMDSFSHLFLICFELFFFTYSASQFLLAVISIDRCVAVLFPLWHRCHRPRALSALVCALIWILSFLLSAVHFTLLQTGSLGGSSLIYQLIVNVFLCTPLMLISTLTLCGRFCCRTKQRQQGKLMTVILLALFAFLILSLPLNVTYVVHSFSAPQPKLLVLGLACSSLNSSVNPLIYFFIGGRQKKCLLRVCLKVALQTVFKDEEDSLEEKHTKMESLL; the protein is encoded by the exons ATGGAATCTCCTCTATGTCTTCCAAGGAGTGTGGTGACATGTTGTATTTTTTTGTTGTGCTCTGGGAAACCTACACTGCAGCTGTCTTTCCTAAATAAAACTCATACGGATATGGATATAACCAGAG CGTTAGAGGCTGAGGCATCACAAGGAACTTCAGTGGAAGCAGCCGATAAGGAGGAACCACTGCGGATTATGAAGGTACCATGGTTGATAGAGCAGGAACCAGAGACAGTAGATTCAGGTGAAGCCCTGGAAAACTTGGAG GTTCTGAATGGGGGGGATCACTTCCTTCTGGTCACAGTGCAAGACATCCAAAAAA ATTTTACAGAAAGGGAACACAACTTCATAGATACAGATGCATACCGATTTACAGAAGTCTG GAAAAAACTTGCTGACATTATAAAAACAGAACCCCGGATTGTACCTGTTTATATTACTTCTGTAAATTCCAGTAATAGGTCATTGGCTTATCCGAACACAAATGGAAGCATTGGAATTGGACATCCAGCTAATATTACAAATGATTTTGATACCTTATCACAAAATATTATCAACAGCTTCATTTTTATTGTCTGTCTCGGGGGGCTTGTGGGCAACGGAGTGGTCATCTGGTTCCTTGGCTTCCACATAAAAAGGAATCCCTTCACCACCTATATCCTCAATCTCTCCATAGCTGACTTTGCTGTTCTCATCTGTCTACTTAGCACGGCTACATTCACAATTGGAATCGGCCACTACAGGACAATGGATAGTTTCTCTCATTTATTTCTAATATGTTTCGAACTGTTTTTCTTCACCTATTCTGCCAGCCAGTTCCTGTTGGCAGTCATCAGCATTGACAGATGCGTGGCTGTTCTTTTCCCACTTTGGCATCGGTGCCACCGGCCACGGGCTTTATCTGCCCTTGTTTGTGCCCTAATATGGATCCTCTCCTTCCTGCTCTCAGCCGTTCACTTTACTCTCCTCCAGACAGGGAGCCTAGGTGGTTCCTCACTAATCTATCAGCTCATCGTGAACGTTTTTCTTTGCACTCCCCTCATGTTGATCTCCACGCTCACCCTCTGCGGCCGCTTCTGCTGTAGAACAAAACAACGCCAGCAAGGAAAACTCATGACTGTTATTTTGCTTGCGCTCTTCGCCTTCCTTATCTTGAGCTTGCCTCTGAACGTGACATATGTCGTTCATTCTTTTAGCGCTCCTCAACCCAAATTACTGGTGCTGGGCTTGGCATGTTCCTCTCTGAATAGTAGCGTAAACCCactgatttatttcttcattggTGGGAGACAAAAGAAATGTCTGCTCAGAGTCTGCCTAAAGGTTGCCTTACAGACAGTTTTTAAGGATGAGGAAGACAGCCTGgaagaaaaacatacaaaaatggaAAGCCTTTTGTGA
- the LOC144589120 gene encoding LOW QUALITY PROTEIN: proto-oncogene Mas-like (The sequence of the model RefSeq protein was modified relative to this genomic sequence to represent the inferred CDS: deleted 1 base in 1 codon), whose product MVNISLQALSVTGTDSLWCLSPNWLLTTVGVLLPAKDCNDSGDTEVHIPTYQNSTGAEHYPFDNLMQNLINSCILLISPLGLVGNGVVIWLLGFRIKRNPYTTYILNLSVAGFGVLICLICGVLLVFIHTLNRINYVFSWFHGIFFYLFFFTYSTSQFLLVAISIERCVAAFFPLWHRCHRPPHLSAIACALVNRLYFTKYFQRLLKCEHNQGPLPPFFIPSFYSKANQLQRGKLITAIPLALLFFLIFAFPLNLIYIILYLFYIHFSVVTLLSLILFGLLCASLNSSINPLIYFLVGKRQRQRQARVSMKVALQRVFEDEQDCKREQNTQIETLE is encoded by the exons ATGGTAAACATATCTTTACAAGCACTCAGTGTAACAGGCACTGATTCCCTCTGGTGTCTTTCTCCAAATTGGCTTCTAACTACAGTGGGAGTATTGCTTCCTGCAAAGGATTGCAATGATTCTGGAGATACAGAAGTTCATATCCCGACTTATCAAAACAGTACTGGAGCTGAACATTATCCATTTGACAATTTAATGCAAAACCTCATCAACAGCTGCATTCTCCTCATCAGCCCTTTGGGTCTTGTGGGCAACGGAGTGGTCATCTGGCTTCTTGGCTTCCGAATTAAGAGGAACCCTTACACCACCTATATCCTCAACCTCTCCGTAGCCGGCTTTGGTGTTCTCATCTGTCTAATTTGTGGAGTTCTGCTGGTATTTATACACACTTTGAATAGGATAAATTAtgttttctcttggttccacggtatatttttttatttatttttcttcacgTACTCTACTAGCCAGTTCCTATTGGTAGCCATCAGCATTGAGAGATGTGtggctgctttttttcccctttggcatcGATGCCACCGGCCACCACATTTGTCCGCCATCGCTTGTGCCCTTGTTAACCggcttta CTTCACCAAGTATTTCCAGAGACTCCTTAAATGTGAACACAAtcagggccccttgcccccctTCTTCATCCCCTCCT tctaCAGTAAAGCAAATCAACTCCAGCGGGGAAAGCTCATCACAGCCATCCCACTGGCACTCCTTTTCTTCCTTATCTTTGCTTTTCCtcttaatttgatttatataattttatatttgttttatattcacTTTTCTGTTGTGACCCTTCTCTCCTTGATACTATTTGGCCTTTTGTGTGCTTCTCTTAACAGTAGTATCAACCCACTAATTTATTTCTTGGTG GGGAAAAGACAGAGGCAGAGACAAGCGAGGGTGTCCATGAAGGTGGCACTCCAAAGGGTTTTTGAGGATGAGCAAGACTGCAAACGAGAGCAGAACACCCAAATTGAAACCCTGGAGTGA
- the LOC110091081 gene encoding proto-oncogene Mas-like, translating to MTLQKNNKTLNIRAVKMVSIYFSALSVIGIDSLWCLSPNRLRTTARALFPENEYKDSGDAELHIIFYQFDNLMQNIIIGFILLISLLGLVGNGVVIWLLGFQIKRNPYTTYILNLSVADFGVLVCLIFTAISKSVDILNGRNHFDYLYFYINFDLFFFAYSTSQFLLAAISIERCVAAFSPLWHRCHRPAHLSAIACALIWILSSLLPAVNITLHVTNISFTHDVLFQLIVNVFVCAPLMLISTLTFFIKFYSKANQLQRGKLITAILLALLFFLIFAFPLNLIYIILYIFYIHFSFVTLLSLILIGLLCASLNSSINPLIYFLVGKRLRQSHARVSIKVALQRVFEDEQDCKREQNTKS from the coding sequence ATGACCCtgcaaaaaaacaataaaactctGAATATTCGGGCGGTCAAAATGGTAAGCATATATTTTTCAGCACTCTCTGTAATAGGCATTGATTCACTTTGGTGTCTTTCTCCAAATAGGCTTCGAACTACGGCAAGAGCTTTGTTTCCTGAAAATGAGTACAAAGATTCTGGAGATGCAGAACTTCACATTATTTTTTATCAATTTGACAATTTAATGCAAAACATCATCATTGGCTTCATTCTCCTTATCAGCCTTTTGGGTCTCGTGGGAAATGGAGTGGTCATCTGGCTTCTTGGCTTCCAAATTAAAAGGAACCCTTACACCACCTACATCCTCAACCTCTCCGTAGCCGACTTTGGTGTTCTCGTCTGTCTAATTTTTACAGCTATATCAAAGTCTGTGGACATTCTTAATGGGAGAAATCATTTCGACTATTTgtacttttatataaattttgatttgtttttctttgcttactCTACTAGCCAGTTCCTGTTGGCAGCCATCAGCATTGAGAGATGTGTggctgctttttcccccctttggcatCGATGCCACCGGCCAGCACATTTGTCCGCCATCGCTTGCGCCCTCATATGGATCCTCTCCTCCCTGCTTCCTGCAGTGAACATCACTCTTCATGTGACTAATATTTCATTCACCCACGATGTCTTATTTCAGCTTATTGTGAATGTTTTCGTTTGCGCACCCCTCATGCTCATCTCCACTCTGACCTTTTTCATTAAATTCTACAGTAAAGCAAATCAACTCCAACGGGGAAAGCTCATCACAGCTATCCTACTGGCACTCCTTTTCTTCCTTATCTTTGCTTTTCCTCTTAACttgatttatataattttatacattttttataTTCACTTCTCTTTTGTGACCCTTCTCTCCTTGATACTAATTGGCCTTTTGTGTGCTTCTCTTAACAGTAGTATCAACCCACTTATTTATTTCTTGGTAGGAAAAAGACTGAGGCAGAGTCACGCGAGGGTGTCTATCAAGGTGGCACTCCAAAGGGTTTTTGAGGATGAGCAAGACTGCAAACGAGAGCAGAACACCAAAAGTTAA
- the LOC110071013 gene encoding proto-oncogene Mas-like, translating to MVCLGGLVGNGVVIWILGFHIKRNPFTTYILNLSIADFAVLICLLSTATFAIGIGHYRTMDIFSHLFLICFELFFFTYSASQFLLAAISIDRCVAVLFPLWHRCHRPPALSAIVCALIWILSFLLSAVHFTLLQTGSLGGSSLIYQLIVNVFLCTPLMLISTLTLCGRFCCRTKQRQQGKLMTAILLALLAFLILSLPLNVTYIVHSFSTPQPKLLVLGLACSSLNSSVNPLIYFFIGGRQKKSLLRVCLKVALQTVFKDEEDSLEEKHTKMESLL from the coding sequence ATGGTCTGTCTCGGGGGGCTTGTGGGCAACGGGGTGGTCATCTGGATCCTTGGCTTCCACATAAAGAGGAATCCCTTCACCACCTACATCCTCAATCTCTCCATAGCTGACTTTGCTGTTCTCATCTGTCTACTTAGCACGGCTACATTCGCAATTGGAATCGGCCACTACAGGACAATGGATATTTTCTCTCATTTATTTCTAATATGTTTTGAACTGTTTTTCTTCACATATTCTGCCAGCCAGTTCCTGTTGGCAGCCATCAGCATTGACAGATGCGTGGCTGTTCTTTTCCCACTTTGGCATCGGTGCCACCGGCCACCGGCTTTATCTGCCATTGTTTGTGCCCTAATATGGATCCTCTCCTTCCTGCTCTCAGCCGTTCACTTTACTCTCCTCCAGACAGGGAGCCTAGGTGGTTCCTCACTAATCTATCAGCTCATCGTGAACGTTTTTCTTTGCACTCCCCTCATGTTGATCTCCACGCTCACCCTCTGCGGCCGCTTCTGCTGTAGAACAAAACAACGGCAGCAAGGAAAACTCATGACTGCTATTTTGCTTGCGCTCCTCGCCTTCCTTATCTTGAGCTTGCCTCTGAACGTGACATATATCGTTCATTCTTTTAGCACTCCTCAACCCAAATTACTGGTGCTGGGCTTGGCATGTTCCTCTCTGAATAGTAGCGTAAACCCactgatttatttcttcattggTGGGAGACAAAAGAAAAGTCTGCTCAGAGTCTGCCTAAAGGTTGCCTTACAGACAGTTTTTAAGGATGAGGAAGACAGCCTAgaagaaaaacatacaaaaatggaAAGCCTTTTGTGA